The following are from one region of the Vibrio hyugaensis genome:
- a CDS encoding DUF1289 domain-containing protein: protein MEQLEFFTVPSPCVGICTSDEKGYCKGCMRKREERFNWLSFTPAQQLHVIKLCRQRYRRKVLVGKAKAELPQDGASPQQDLF from the coding sequence ATGGAGCAACTGGAGTTTTTTACCGTCCCAAGTCCTTGCGTTGGAATTTGCACTTCCGACGAAAAAGGGTATTGCAAGGGATGCATGCGTAAGAGAGAAGAGCGGTTTAATTGGCTAAGCTTTACCCCTGCACAACAGTTACACGTGATCAAGCTATGTCGTCAACGTTATAGAAGAAAGGTATTGGTAGGGAAGGCAAAAGCAGAATTGCCACAGGATGGAGCGTCACCGCAGCAAGATTTGTTTTAG
- a CDS encoding GNAT family N-acetyltransferase yields MLKKSAALTAEIDCSWQKQFTTIDKMYNGYSYDPGYWKKFSDQAAVFLYQSDATTFISCPEELWNKIRHFQPSEIERKLNNKQFFCDYDDVDYYLFNDDNVNNDDEIIPLTIESDLSLLEFFLSQNSSEDIEKADFELDSHFFYGIFDNEKLVAVLASYCYPGKEPFESLSILVSPYARGKGYGKRLLAHLVREVKARQRKVRYRVNIENTPSIKLCQSLGFEAYSRQRVFTQEL; encoded by the coding sequence ATGCTCAAAAAATCAGCCGCGCTCACGGCGGAAATCGATTGCTCTTGGCAGAAGCAGTTCACAACCATCGATAAAATGTACAACGGTTACTCTTACGACCCTGGATATTGGAAAAAGTTCTCCGATCAGGCTGCGGTTTTTTTATACCAATCCGATGCAACGACGTTTATATCCTGTCCCGAAGAGCTATGGAATAAAATAAGACATTTTCAACCGAGTGAGATCGAACGGAAATTAAATAATAAGCAATTCTTCTGTGATTATGACGATGTCGACTACTATTTATTTAATGACGATAACGTCAACAATGATGACGAAATAATTCCGCTTACTATCGAATCCGATCTTTCATTACTTGAATTCTTTTTAAGCCAGAATAGTAGTGAGGATATAGAAAAAGCGGACTTTGAGCTGGATAGTCATTTCTTTTATGGCATCTTCGACAATGAAAAGCTCGTTGCGGTACTGGCGTCATATTGTTATCCGGGAAAGGAACCGTTTGAATCTTTGTCCATATTGGTTTCTCCATATGCGAGAGGGAAAGGGTATGGGAAGCGGCTGCTTGCTCACTTAGTCCGTGAGGTGAAGGCAAGACAGCGTAAAGTTAGGTATCGAGTAAACATTGAAAATACACCTTCAATAAAGTTGTGCCAATCACTGGGATTTGAAGCATACAGTCGTCAGAGAGTGTTTACTCAAGAGTTATAA
- the rplY gene encoding 50S ribosomal protein L25, whose translation MKFEAVVRTELGKGASRRLRHAGKFPAVVYGGEAAAVAIVLNHDEIVNQMDKPEFYEGIVLVIDGAEVKVKPQDVQRHAFKPKVEHMDFIRI comes from the coding sequence ATGAAATTCGAAGCAGTAGTACGTACTGAACTAGGTAAAGGTGCGAGCCGCCGCCTACGTCACGCTGGCAAATTCCCTGCAGTTGTATACGGCGGTGAAGCAGCAGCAGTTGCTATCGTTCTTAACCACGACGAGATCGTTAACCAAATGGACAAGCCTGAGTTCTACGAAGGTATCGTTCTAGTGATCGACGGCGCTGAAGTTAAAGTTAAGCCACAAGACGTTCAACGTCACGCGTTCAAGCCAAAAGTTGAGCACATGGACTTCATCCGTATCTAA
- a CDS encoding META domain-containing protein: MKLSLKTLVAAISLPVLMTACASNGDNVKEITAQDLQHHNWELVQIDGKNIASEEQKKAPRLEIGENLTANGNAGCNNFFGQAELKDNQLRIEKMGMTMMMCVGDQMKIEKVMSETLSDWSDVTLTNDGLVLKNADHELTFTLRDWVN, translated from the coding sequence ATGAAGCTTAGCCTAAAAACGTTAGTAGCAGCAATCTCACTTCCAGTTCTAATGACTGCATGCGCTAGCAACGGTGATAATGTGAAAGAAATTACGGCTCAAGATCTACAGCACCATAACTGGGAGCTGGTTCAAATCGATGGCAAAAACATTGCATCGGAAGAACAAAAGAAAGCCCCTCGCTTAGAAATTGGTGAAAACCTAACAGCGAACGGCAACGCAGGTTGTAACAACTTCTTCGGTCAAGCAGAACTGAAAGACAACCAACTGCGCATTGAGAAAATGGGTATGACCATGATGATGTGTGTAGGCGATCAAATGAAGATTGAAAAAGTAATGTCTGAAACGCTTTCTGATTGGAGCGACGTTACTCTAACTAACGACGGTCTAGTACTGAAAAACGCAGATCACGAACTAACGTTCACACTGCGTGACTGGGTAAACTAA
- a CDS encoding LssY C-terminal domain-containing protein — translation MLEAISLFFGAFLDATIGPNLFVPGEPFLLAAGYQLHQGIIWGVIAVLSGGWLGDQLSYFIGRRSGSKAQRALIRWQVKTRRPIARCRLLMKKRGNAILIFARLLGPVAWVVPFMAGSVNIAWKRFTLCSSIGLIFGIGQFVLVGYLLAAGLQAWLPIDSIKLVLVEHKLLIASIAVTMVFSVIAWKKNWSRKWTKSFSALILCLVAANYGHFFYLADDNLKQVESADTMPTSLQTLNFKVYPGRSNVFDAQAANVVYVGESPRTLMQELGWLENQTFSRNNIKLSDYISLLKQQVPPVSDLFWNGKPQVMAFQEPGSLLKRSHIRWWSAGQDSQSGVPIWVGAISYDDGLKLAHYSGILTVLHRIDPNVDSERDRLAKQIALSHLVLVGELHSLAMPTAMDNQHDYYSDGNVLLISEPSLALNVFNQNPDTKMAPNDEASTSAISELSPGVI, via the coding sequence ATGCTGGAAGCAATCAGTCTGTTCTTCGGGGCATTTCTAGATGCGACGATTGGACCAAATCTCTTTGTTCCCGGTGAGCCGTTTTTGCTCGCCGCGGGCTATCAATTACATCAAGGCATTATTTGGGGTGTGATTGCCGTTTTATCAGGCGGTTGGTTGGGGGATCAACTCAGCTACTTTATAGGCCGGCGTTCAGGCTCAAAGGCGCAGAGAGCACTCATCCGTTGGCAAGTGAAAACACGGCGGCCAATTGCTCGTTGCCGTTTGCTGATGAAAAAACGCGGTAACGCGATCCTGATCTTCGCGCGTCTACTTGGCCCTGTTGCTTGGGTTGTGCCATTTATGGCCGGCTCGGTGAACATTGCTTGGAAGCGCTTTACCCTTTGTTCGTCTATTGGATTAATATTTGGCATAGGGCAGTTTGTTTTAGTGGGGTATTTGTTGGCCGCTGGCTTGCAGGCTTGGCTACCTATCGATTCAATCAAACTTGTTTTAGTTGAACATAAACTGTTGATCGCCTCTATTGCGGTGACAATGGTGTTTAGTGTTATTGCATGGAAAAAGAATTGGTCACGAAAATGGACCAAGTCTTTCTCGGCCTTGATATTGTGCTTAGTGGCAGCGAATTATGGTCATTTTTTCTATTTGGCTGATGATAATCTTAAGCAAGTAGAAAGCGCGGATACGATGCCAACATCACTTCAAACGTTGAATTTTAAAGTATACCCGGGTCGCTCGAATGTGTTCGACGCCCAAGCGGCTAATGTGGTGTACGTTGGTGAATCACCCCGAACTTTAATGCAAGAGCTTGGCTGGCTAGAGAACCAAACCTTCTCAAGAAATAATATCAAGTTGTCAGATTATATTTCCCTGTTGAAGCAGCAAGTGCCACCGGTTTCGGATCTGTTTTGGAACGGGAAACCTCAAGTCATGGCGTTTCAAGAACCAGGCAGTCTATTGAAGCGTTCCCACATACGCTGGTGGTCAGCAGGACAGGATTCGCAGTCAGGAGTACCGATCTGGGTTGGAGCCATTAGCTATGACGACGGGCTTAAATTGGCGCATTACTCGGGGATTTTGACGGTACTTCATCGTATTGACCCAAATGTTGACAGCGAGAGAGACCGTCTTGCAAAACAGATTGCGTTGAGCCATTTAGTGTTGGTAGGGGAGTTACACTCACTTGCCATGCCGACTGCGATGGACAATCAGCATGATTATTATTCAGATGGCAATGTATTGCTGATTAGTGAGCCATCGTTAGCGCTTAATGTATTCAACCAGAACCCAGACACAAAAATGGCACCTAACGATGAAGCATCGACAAGTGCCATTTCGGAACTCTCACCTGGTGTGATTTAA
- a CDS encoding GNAT family N-acetyltransferase has protein sequence MGYTVRNALRDEARLIAKIHVDSWQVAYKGLMPESYICQFTLERREKMWTRVMTEQLANLIVVEKGKEIVGFLSYELPNHSSEDKTAVVTCCYVSPLYYGQGVGSALIDELETRLLSTPVMQISLKALDTNQQGLNFYKKCGFVWSGEEEAEVIEGMVLNDLTLVKYIART, from the coding sequence ATGGGATATACAGTAAGAAACGCACTAAGAGACGAAGCTAGGCTTATCGCCAAGATTCATGTCGATTCATGGCAAGTCGCCTATAAAGGATTGATGCCTGAAAGTTATATTTGTCAGTTTACTCTTGAGCGCAGAGAAAAGATGTGGACACGAGTGATGACAGAACAATTGGCAAATTTGATTGTGGTAGAGAAGGGTAAAGAGATAGTTGGTTTTCTCAGCTACGAGCTACCGAACCATTCTAGTGAGGATAAGACAGCAGTTGTCACTTGTTGTTATGTTTCGCCTCTTTACTACGGGCAAGGTGTGGGTAGTGCATTGATTGATGAGCTAGAAACGCGTTTGTTGTCCACACCGGTGATGCAAATCAGCCTTAAAGCGTTGGATACGAATCAACAGGGGCTGAACTTCTATAAAAAATGTGGCTTTGTGTGGTCTGGAGAGGAGGAGGCAGAGGTCATTGAGGGCATGGTGTTGAATGACCTCACTTTGGTGAAGTACATCGCACGAACATAG
- a CDS encoding glycosyltransferase family 2 protein, with translation MNPVSIVIITLNEEKRIGRLLEDLTKQTHQKFEVVVVDSDSEDSTREVAQAYESSLSELTVHHMETRGVSLGRNTGANLAKYERILFLDADVRLPSDFLSRAMSKLEDAKLEVAGVYMGAKDLPMAHKLGYGLFNTGLFITQYTFPTAVGACIFSTKRAHKELNGFDESITLCEDCDYVKRASKTWRFRFLPMTFEFDPRRLEQDGFFNMGMTYFKANVRRFFFGEMRNNEMEYKFGHYKDQHS, from the coding sequence ATGAACCCAGTCAGTATCGTGATTATTACCCTAAATGAAGAAAAACGTATTGGTCGACTACTCGAAGATTTAACTAAGCAAACACATCAGAAATTTGAAGTGGTTGTGGTGGATTCGGATAGTGAAGATTCAACTCGAGAGGTTGCCCAAGCGTATGAAAGCTCTTTATCAGAATTAACGGTCCATCACATGGAAACCCGAGGCGTAAGCCTTGGCCGTAACACTGGCGCAAACCTAGCTAAGTATGAACGCATTCTGTTTTTAGACGCAGATGTTCGCTTACCGAGTGATTTCTTGAGCCGCGCGATGAGCAAGCTTGAAGACGCGAAGCTAGAAGTCGCGGGTGTGTACATGGGGGCAAAGGACTTACCAATGGCGCACAAACTTGGCTACGGCTTGTTTAACACAGGCTTGTTCATTACCCAATACACATTCCCAACCGCTGTTGGTGCGTGTATTTTCTCGACCAAGCGTGCGCATAAAGAGCTTAACGGCTTTGATGAATCCATCACGCTATGTGAGGATTGTGATTACGTAAAGCGCGCTTCAAAAACGTGGCGTTTTCGCTTCTTACCTATGACATTTGAATTTGATCCACGTCGATTAGAGCAAGATGGTTTCTTCAACATGGGGATGACGTATTTTAAAGCCAATGTGCGTCGTTTCTTCTTCGGTGAAATGCGCAATAACGAAATGGAATACAAATTCGGTCACTACAAAGATCAACATTCATAA
- the ushA gene encoding bifunctional UDP-sugar hydrolase/5'-nucleotidase UshA, producing the protein MKFYKSLLVLSVGAALAGCGSDSDNSPVTCETADSCTKFTVLHTNDNHGRFWHNSDGEYGMAARKTLIESIRAEVAENGGESILLSGGDINTGVPESDMQDAVPDFVGMNLIGYDAMAVGNHEFDNSLDVLDMQAELADFPMLAANIYKKDADGKVTDERYFDPYKVFTVNGLKVAVIGLTTKDTAKLVNPDNVADIYFEDPQVEIQKVLAEIEANEKVDLVFATTHMGHYQDGQHGSEAPGDVLLARSLEEGELDAIIGGHSQNPVCMEPGTNNYADFKPGDDCAPDQQNGTYIMQAHEWGKYVGRADFEFYDGKLHLAKYALIPVNLLDDNDEVIGEYIKHDATVKSILLPYQQQGQDLLDVKVSETDGKLEGDRGVVRSEQTNLGHLLGEAYRTYELVNADFGVMNSGGVRDSIQKGDIAYRDVLTVQPFGNFVTKATMTGQEVKDYLDVVATKSAGSGAYAQLDNITLSVDCDASDVTITDINGKGFNLADTYTFSVISFSAAGGDDYPVIDVESTQMTDASVLREFFVKNPQISAADFDKNLGNIEYFSNGQAVKGCPASGS; encoded by the coding sequence ATGAAGTTTTATAAATCCCTCTTGGTACTTTCTGTCGGTGCTGCGCTAGCTGGATGTGGCTCAGACAGCGACAACTCTCCAGTTACCTGTGAGACCGCTGACTCTTGTACTAAATTCACTGTTCTTCATACCAACGATAACCACGGTCGCTTTTGGCACAACAGCGATGGCGAGTATGGTATGGCAGCACGTAAAACGCTTATCGAATCTATTCGTGCAGAAGTTGCTGAAAACGGTGGTGAGTCAATCCTGCTGTCTGGTGGTGACATCAACACAGGTGTACCAGAGTCAGACATGCAAGATGCCGTGCCAGACTTCGTAGGTATGAACCTTATTGGTTACGATGCAATGGCTGTCGGTAACCACGAATTTGATAACTCTCTAGACGTATTAGACATGCAGGCAGAGCTTGCTGACTTCCCGATGCTAGCTGCAAACATCTACAAGAAAGATGCAGACGGCAAAGTAACTGATGAACGTTACTTCGACCCTTACAAAGTATTCACGGTTAACGGTCTTAAAGTGGCGGTTATCGGTCTTACAACAAAAGACACAGCAAAACTGGTAAACCCAGACAACGTTGCGGATATCTACTTCGAAGATCCACAAGTTGAAATCCAAAAAGTACTTGCAGAAATCGAAGCAAACGAGAAAGTTGACCTAGTGTTCGCTACAACACACATGGGCCACTACCAAGATGGTCAACACGGCAGCGAAGCACCTGGTGATGTTCTACTTGCACGTTCTCTTGAAGAAGGTGAGCTGGACGCAATCATCGGTGGTCACTCTCAAAACCCAGTATGTATGGAGCCTGGCACAAACAACTACGCTGACTTCAAACCAGGTGATGACTGTGCTCCAGACCAACAAAACGGTACTTACATCATGCAAGCGCATGAGTGGGGTAAATACGTAGGTCGTGCAGACTTCGAATTCTACGATGGCAAACTGCACCTAGCTAAATACGCACTAATCCCTGTAAACCTTCTTGATGACAACGATGAAGTGATCGGTGAGTACATCAAGCACGACGCAACAGTGAAGTCGATCCTTCTTCCTTACCAACAACAAGGTCAAGACTTGTTGGATGTTAAAGTTTCAGAAACTGACGGCAAACTTGAAGGCGACCGTGGCGTAGTTCGTTCAGAGCAAACTAACCTTGGCCACCTATTGGGTGAGGCGTACCGCACTTATGAGCTAGTTAACGCTGACTTTGGTGTAATGAACTCAGGTGGTGTGCGTGACTCAATCCAGAAAGGCGATATCGCTTACCGCGATGTACTAACCGTACAACCTTTCGGTAACTTCGTAACCAAAGCAACGATGACCGGCCAAGAAGTTAAAGATTACCTAGACGTAGTTGCAACGAAATCTGCGGGCTCTGGTGCTTACGCTCAACTAGACAACATCACGCTATCTGTTGATTGTGACGCAAGCGATGTCACTATCACAGACATCAACGGTAAGGGCTTCAACCTAGCGGATACTTACACGTTCTCTGTGATCAGCTTCAGCGCGGCTGGTGGTGATGATTACCCAGTGATCGATGTTGAATCAACTCAAATGACAGATGCTTCTGTACTGCGAGAGTTCTTCGTTAAAAACCCTCAGATCTCTGCTGCAGACTTTGACAAGAATTTAGGCAATATCGAGTACTTCAGCAACGGTCAAGCTGTGAAAGGTTGTCCTGCTTCAGGTAGCTAA
- a CDS encoding response regulator transcription factor, which translates to MSRNLCPLYIVDDEEPVLESMAFMLESYGYEVEIFSSGMAFLDGADLSSPGCVLLDSRMPEMRGQDVHHFMNEKFSPISVIYLTGHGDIPMAVDALKDGALDFFQKPVDGNALVLAIEDAMEQSIKNCEKLSAKQVLQNLTKREREVLGLVVKGMKNQEMADLLCVSLRTIEVHRSNVMKKLESESLAALIRKVGHLI; encoded by the coding sequence ATGAGTCGTAACCTTTGTCCGCTCTATATCGTTGATGATGAAGAGCCAGTATTGGAATCCATGGCATTTATGTTGGAAAGCTATGGTTATGAGGTTGAGATTTTCTCTAGCGGGATGGCGTTTCTCGATGGTGCCGATTTATCATCGCCCGGTTGCGTTTTGCTTGATAGCCGCATGCCAGAGATGCGAGGCCAAGATGTTCACCACTTCATGAACGAGAAGTTCAGTCCAATCAGTGTGATTTACCTGACAGGACATGGCGATATCCCAATGGCGGTGGATGCGCTCAAAGATGGTGCGTTAGACTTTTTCCAAAAGCCAGTTGATGGCAATGCGCTGGTGTTAGCGATTGAAGATGCCATGGAACAGTCGATCAAAAACTGTGAAAAGCTCAGTGCAAAACAAGTTCTACAGAACCTTACTAAGCGTGAAAGAGAAGTGCTTGGCTTAGTGGTTAAAGGGATGAAAAACCAAGAGATGGCGGACTTGTTGTGTGTCTCTTTACGAACGATTGAAGTACACCGTTCCAACGTGATGAAGAAACTCGAATCGGAAAGCCTTGCTGCACTGATTCGTAAAGTCGGGCATTTAATCTAA
- a CDS encoding SulP family inorganic anion transporter — MFKFTKDTWFNNVKGDCLSGVVVALALIPEAIAFSIIAGLDPKVGLYASFSICVVIAFTGSRSGMISAATGAMALLMTTLVKDHGLQYLLAASFFAGVLQLLIGYLRLGDLMRFVSKSIMTGFVNALAILIFMAQLPELTNVSWPVYALTGLGLAIIYMFPYVPKIGKMLPSPLVCIVVVTVIALMFNIDIRTVGDMGELPDSLPVFMIPDIPFNLETLQIIFPYSLALAVVGVLESLMTASIVDELTDTESENNDECKGQGIANMVSSLFGGMAGCAMIGQSMINIQSGGRTRLSTLCAGVFLLIMVVFLGDYLKQIPMAALVAVMIMVSISTFSWNSIAEMRKHSLSTNLVMVSTVIAVVATHNLAIGVLVGVLLACVFYVNQSRTLMKVSDEVIIDNDHTIHKVHGQIFFASAYSFTDMFDFDNATKYITIDLSDAHFWDITAISALDKAIMKFRKGGAIVAVRGMNEATLDMIDRHAVYDDPEKLAKQSVGH, encoded by the coding sequence ATGTTTAAATTTACAAAAGATACTTGGTTCAACAATGTTAAAGGAGATTGTTTATCAGGAGTTGTTGTAGCGCTGGCACTTATACCAGAAGCTATTGCATTCTCTATTATCGCAGGATTAGACCCTAAAGTTGGTCTATATGCCTCGTTTTCCATCTGTGTCGTGATTGCGTTTACAGGCTCAAGGTCCGGAATGATTTCCGCGGCTACGGGCGCTATGGCGCTGTTGATGACAACCTTAGTCAAAGACCATGGTTTACAGTATCTGTTGGCCGCTTCGTTTTTCGCTGGCGTACTTCAACTGTTGATCGGTTATTTGAGGCTAGGGGATTTAATGCGTTTCGTCTCAAAGTCGATCATGACCGGGTTTGTTAACGCGTTGGCTATCTTAATCTTTATGGCGCAGCTGCCTGAACTAACCAATGTTTCTTGGCCTGTTTACGCACTGACAGGATTAGGGTTGGCCATCATCTACATGTTTCCTTATGTTCCTAAAATAGGAAAAATGCTACCTTCACCTTTAGTGTGTATCGTCGTAGTGACTGTGATTGCCCTAATGTTCAATATTGATATTCGGACAGTAGGCGATATGGGAGAGTTACCTGATTCACTCCCTGTCTTTATGATCCCAGATATTCCTTTTAACCTTGAAACACTCCAAATCATTTTCCCTTATTCACTAGCACTCGCTGTTGTTGGTGTGCTGGAGTCGTTGATGACAGCTTCCATCGTGGATGAGCTGACAGACACGGAAAGTGAAAATAACGATGAGTGTAAAGGACAAGGGATTGCGAATATGGTCTCGTCGTTGTTTGGTGGTATGGCGGGTTGCGCTATGATCGGCCAATCAATGATCAATATTCAGTCTGGCGGACGTACGCGGTTGTCTACGTTATGCGCTGGTGTGTTTCTACTTATCATGGTGGTGTTTTTGGGTGACTACCTAAAACAGATCCCGATGGCTGCGTTGGTAGCGGTGATGATCATGGTTTCTATCAGCACATTTTCATGGAATTCGATTGCCGAAATGCGTAAGCACAGTCTGTCCACAAACCTTGTGATGGTTTCAACCGTGATTGCGGTTGTTGCGACGCATAACTTAGCAATAGGTGTGTTAGTCGGGGTGCTATTGGCGTGTGTGTTTTATGTGAACCAGAGTCGAACCCTAATGAAAGTGTCGGATGAGGTGATCATAGATAACGACCACACCATTCATAAAGTGCATGGGCAAATCTTCTTTGCTTCTGCGTATAGCTTTACGGATATGTTTGACTTCGATAATGCCACGAAGTACATCACGATTGATTTATCGGATGCGCATTTCTGGGACATCACGGCAATATCTGCGCTTGATAAAGCCATCATGAAGTTCCGAAAAGGGGGGGCTATTGTCGCAGTGAGAGGCATGAACGAAGCCACATTGGATATGATTGACCGTCATGCGGTGTATGACGATCCTGAAAAGCTTGCGAAGCAATCTGTCGGACATTAG